In Acaryochloris marina S15, a single genomic region encodes these proteins:
- a CDS encoding ARPP-2 domain-containing protein has translation MAPKAPLLNTLSLKGIEIAPSQVWGGIRIVPLLRRNVRGDLRLAKRDYDDDLTVVSLQGQPLAAGLKYTSYVPHGLVLSWDEEGQPVAAKGSQLGTDGQRFKAGPVSVRVLSRMAKREARNQLRFLPLHLAMEGFLSLFFSGPDIAWSEYSKQALSQGLSSRTEWSVSGQAIQGLADALRVFEIHEHQVGMLLFVSEALASAFITPTPEDYRLLHPSLLQDFYGELLYQYGLYGGTVPMQSQVDESKVETLADLRDAIATLRQDWAAFQGLMASDLLQRPVESKRIYTAGPFTLQRFITDLKLKSENHIGEAIVRNDGQLEYLKTYRLSAGQARRAYLLSQLAAQGWHLERTALSMGELLENFIYRLEKAGFGYLINNQVREQAQKARRRD, from the coding sequence ATGGCTCCTAAAGCGCCTCTACTGAATACCCTTTCCCTCAAGGGGATAGAGATTGCTCCCTCCCAAGTCTGGGGAGGGATTCGGATTGTGCCGTTACTGCGCCGAAATGTTCGGGGAGATCTGCGTCTAGCCAAACGCGACTATGACGACGATCTGACAGTGGTCTCTCTCCAAGGTCAACCCTTAGCAGCTGGCCTCAAGTACACTTCCTACGTCCCCCACGGGTTAGTACTGTCCTGGGATGAAGAGGGCCAGCCCGTTGCAGCGAAAGGCAGCCAATTAGGGACGGACGGGCAACGGTTTAAGGCCGGTCCCGTCAGTGTCAGGGTGCTATCGCGAATGGCGAAGCGGGAAGCTCGCAATCAACTCCGATTTCTCCCTCTGCATCTGGCGATGGAAGGCTTCTTGTCTCTGTTTTTCTCCGGGCCAGATATTGCTTGGAGTGAGTATTCTAAGCAAGCCCTGTCTCAAGGGTTATCGTCTCGAACCGAATGGTCGGTGTCAGGGCAGGCGATTCAAGGACTAGCGGATGCTCTACGGGTGTTTGAAATCCACGAGCATCAGGTGGGGATGCTGCTGTTTGTATCGGAAGCGCTAGCCTCTGCCTTTATCACGCCCACACCGGAAGATTACCGGCTGCTACACCCCAGTCTGCTGCAAGATTTCTATGGAGAACTGCTGTATCAGTACGGACTCTATGGGGGCACGGTGCCCATGCAGTCCCAGGTGGATGAGTCTAAGGTGGAGACTTTGGCGGATTTGCGGGATGCGATCGCAACCCTCAGACAAGACTGGGCCGCTTTCCAAGGGCTGATGGCCAGCGACCTCCTCCAACGGCCTGTAGAATCCAAACGCATCTATACGGCAGGTCCATTCACCTTGCAGCGGTTTATCACAGATCTCAAACTCAAATCCGAGAATCACATTGGTGAAGCGATTGTCCGCAATGATGGACAACTAGAATACCTAAAAACCTATCGTTTATCTGCAGGTCAGGCTCGAAGGGCCTATTTACTCAGCCAGCTCGCTGCCCAGGGCTGGCACTTAGAACGAACCGCCTTATCCATGGGGGAGTTGCTAGAAAACTTTATCTATCGACTAGAAAAAGCTGGCTTTGGCTATTTAATCAATAATCAAGTGCGTGAGCAGGCACAAAAAGCGAGGCGACGGGATTAG
- a CDS encoding MSMEG_0569 family flavin-dependent oxidoreductase — MGSHYSVIIVGGGQAGLSISYCLGECQIDHIIFEQYQIAHSWRSKRWDSFCLVTPNWQCQLPGFSYSGDDSNGFMQKDQIVDYIEAYARSFNPPVREGVSVQRVRKNPISDVFEVSTSIGEFTADQIVVATGGYHRPSIPGIAQCLPEEVRQLHSSEYKNPESLADGAVIVVGTGQSGCQIAEDLHLAGKQVHLCVGSAPRSPRQYRGKDVVDWLDQLGYYDLTIEDHPQKENVRTKTNHYVTGRGGGREIDLRHFALEGMRLYGRLADIRGSQLTFQPNLKENLDQADAVAESIKGTIDAYIEKHQIAAPVDEPYSPAWEPASEPTALNLQTANISTVIWSIGYDMDYSWVEIPVFDGKGYPGHDRGVTGVKGLYFVGLPWLYTWGSGRFSGIARDVRYVADYIQANHRVNVRSQLRFNEMAIGS; from the coding sequence ATGGGCAGCCATTATTCCGTCATTATTGTGGGCGGTGGACAAGCAGGCTTATCCATTAGTTACTGTTTAGGTGAATGTCAGATTGATCACATTATCTTTGAGCAGTATCAGATTGCCCATTCCTGGCGGAGCAAGCGTTGGGATTCTTTTTGTTTAGTTACCCCCAACTGGCAATGTCAGCTACCGGGATTTTCCTATTCTGGAGATGACTCCAACGGATTTATGCAAAAAGACCAAATTGTCGACTATATCGAAGCCTACGCTCGTTCCTTTAATCCTCCCGTTAGAGAAGGCGTCAGTGTGCAGCGAGTGCGCAAAAATCCCATTAGCGATGTGTTTGAAGTCTCTACCTCGATTGGGGAATTCACGGCTGATCAAATTGTGGTGGCCACTGGAGGCTATCATCGACCTAGCATTCCTGGTATAGCCCAGTGTCTTCCCGAAGAGGTTCGCCAACTCCATTCTTCTGAGTATAAAAATCCGGAGAGTTTAGCCGATGGAGCTGTGATTGTAGTGGGCACCGGGCAGTCGGGCTGTCAGATTGCCGAAGACCTTCATCTAGCAGGAAAACAGGTGCATTTATGTGTCGGTAGTGCGCCGCGATCGCCCCGACAATACCGAGGTAAAGATGTGGTGGATTGGCTCGATCAATTGGGTTACTACGATCTGACCATTGAAGATCATCCCCAAAAAGAGAATGTGAGAACTAAAACCAACCACTATGTCACGGGACGCGGAGGTGGGCGGGAAATTGATTTGCGTCATTTTGCCCTGGAAGGGATGCGGCTTTACGGCAGGCTGGCAGATATTCGTGGGTCTCAGTTAACGTTTCAGCCTAATTTGAAAGAGAACTTGGATCAGGCCGATGCAGTGGCTGAAAGCATCAAGGGCACCATTGATGCTTATATTGAAAAACATCAAATTGCTGCGCCAGTGGATGAGCCTTACAGCCCCGCTTGGGAGCCGGCTTCAGAACCCACGGCATTGAACTTGCAAACTGCTAATATCAGCACCGTGATTTGGTCCATTGGCTATGACATGGACTATTCCTGGGTGGAAATTCCTGTGTTTGATGGCAAGGGCTATCCCGGTCATGATCGGGGCGTGACGGGAGTGAAAGGACTGTATTTTGTGGGCTTGCCTTGGCTCTACACTTGGGGGTCAGGCCGCTTTTCAGGGATTGCTCGGGATGTTCGGTATGTGGCTGACTATATTCAGGCCAATCATCGGGTGAATGTGCGATCTCAACTTCGCTTCAATGAAATGGCCATTGGATCTTAA
- a CDS encoding EAL domain-containing protein produces MIKAYKVKPLSASPNPPNQSDRQINWLQAFVGTALVIVTVAAYYSYSVIRHLALESLRQNAFEEAQHGAGEIDTWLARLKSQTETIANTPTVLSLDWSTIEPYFMDELKRNQESFKLSLIGKDRYLIANTSVGLQRQDLRHRNYLREVLKGKTFVSDAVVSPTTGVTQILISTPIWSTVSPTPSSLDESDAIQQQPSILGAVNNAVTVELVSEVVSRLKYGPDSYAFVLNSDGRAMVHPDTQWMSTQEEPAASLLDDTNTDLADIAKRMVDRQEGIELRNIDGRLQYIAYLPSKEANWAIAFVIPKNNIEHQLQPLDLIAFAFGMLAISLGVVLWRLQATQHHQLRQIQALTKATNQALEQRVQERTIELAQAKERAQVTLESIGDAVITTDAEGRVDYLNPVAERLTGWSLESAQGAPLPEVFRLINEYSREPVTDPVARCLAEGCIVDLANHTVLINRHGQEFAIEDSAAPIRDTNNHLLGVVLVFHDVSEQRRLQEEISHQAQHDALTGLFNRYEFERRLQQAIEMAQAQDSEHALCYLDLDQFKLVNDTCGHAAGDALLKQLSVLFESKIRQCDTLARLGGDEFGVLLEHCSLTNAKSIANTLRQAVEDFSFSWQEQRFRVGVSLGLVTVDAMSTNVANILQAADSACYVAKDSGRNRVHVYLEHDEMLAQRYGEMKWVSRIQQALEEDLFELYAQPIVPLNERFAGRLHCELLLRLIEEDGKTSLPGAFMPAAERYNLAVAIDRWVVSHAFQWLVAHADVFDRLALVTLNLSGHSIGDRFFHAYVLKQLDDTGISAKKICFEITETAAIANLTDATRFMQTLRTRGCRFSLDDFGSGLSSFGYLKTLPVDFLKIDGLFVKDIVDDPVDLAMVRSINEIAQLLNKETVAECVENDEILNQLRTLGVDYGQGYGCGRPQQLSTFMHEGSTL; encoded by the coding sequence ATGATTAAAGCCTATAAAGTAAAGCCACTTAGCGCTTCACCCAATCCCCCCAATCAGTCAGATCGACAGATAAACTGGCTCCAAGCTTTTGTAGGAACTGCCTTAGTTATTGTTACTGTAGCCGCATATTACAGCTATAGCGTAATACGACATTTGGCACTGGAGAGTCTGAGGCAAAATGCCTTTGAAGAAGCGCAGCATGGTGCAGGAGAAATTGATACCTGGTTAGCTAGATTGAAGTCTCAAACCGAGACCATTGCCAATACTCCCACGGTTCTCTCTTTAGACTGGTCGACTATAGAACCCTACTTTATGGATGAACTGAAGCGAAACCAAGAATCATTCAAGCTCTCTTTGATTGGGAAAGACCGCTATTTAATTGCTAACACTTCTGTGGGACTCCAGCGGCAAGACTTACGTCACCGAAACTACCTACGAGAAGTCTTAAAAGGCAAAACGTTTGTCAGTGATGCGGTTGTCTCCCCCACCACAGGTGTTACTCAAATATTGATATCAACACCAATTTGGTCCACAGTCTCACCCACTCCATCATCATTGGATGAGTCAGATGCCATTCAGCAGCAACCCAGCATTTTAGGCGCTGTTAATAACGCTGTCACGGTTGAACTGGTGTCAGAGGTGGTCTCAAGATTAAAGTATGGCCCTGATAGTTATGCATTTGTCCTGAATTCTGATGGCCGGGCTATGGTTCATCCCGATACTCAGTGGATGTCAACGCAAGAAGAGCCCGCAGCTAGCTTGCTAGACGATACCAATACAGATTTAGCTGACATCGCCAAGCGAATGGTTGATCGGCAAGAAGGCATTGAACTGCGTAACATAGATGGGCGACTTCAATATATTGCTTATCTCCCTTCTAAAGAAGCAAATTGGGCGATCGCTTTTGTCATCCCCAAAAACAATATTGAACATCAACTGCAACCCCTAGATCTGATTGCGTTTGCCTTTGGAATGCTGGCTATCAGCTTAGGAGTTGTGCTCTGGCGCTTGCAGGCGACTCAACATCACCAGCTTCGTCAAATCCAAGCGTTGACCAAGGCGACTAACCAAGCACTGGAACAAAGAGTACAGGAGCGTACGATTGAACTCGCACAGGCTAAAGAGCGTGCGCAAGTGACTCTTGAATCGATTGGTGATGCAGTGATTACCACTGATGCCGAGGGACGTGTCGATTATCTCAACCCAGTTGCCGAGAGATTGACGGGTTGGTCACTAGAATCTGCACAAGGAGCGCCGCTCCCTGAGGTATTTCGACTCATTAATGAATACAGTCGTGAGCCAGTAACTGATCCCGTGGCTCGTTGCCTAGCGGAGGGATGCATAGTCGATCTAGCAAATCATACGGTGTTGATCAACCGGCATGGCCAAGAGTTCGCCATTGAAGATTCGGCTGCTCCGATCCGGGACACCAACAATCACTTATTAGGGGTCGTTCTGGTGTTTCACGATGTGAGTGAACAGCGCCGATTACAAGAGGAAATCTCTCATCAGGCTCAACATGATGCGCTGACAGGTTTGTTTAATCGCTATGAGTTTGAACGCCGCCTGCAGCAGGCCATTGAGATGGCCCAAGCACAAGATAGTGAACATGCACTTTGCTACCTGGACCTTGATCAGTTCAAGTTGGTCAATGATACCTGTGGACATGCTGCAGGTGACGCCTTGTTAAAACAGCTGTCCGTTTTGTTCGAGAGTAAAATCCGGCAGTGCGATACATTGGCACGATTAGGTGGCGATGAATTCGGGGTGTTGTTAGAGCATTGCTCCCTCACTAATGCCAAGTCCATTGCTAACACCTTGCGTCAAGCCGTCGAAGATTTTAGCTTTAGTTGGCAGGAGCAGCGTTTTCGCGTCGGGGTCAGCCTTGGTTTGGTTACGGTTGATGCCATGAGTACCAACGTTGCCAATATTTTACAGGCGGCCGATAGTGCCTGTTATGTCGCTAAAGACTCCGGTCGCAATCGTGTCCATGTGTACCTTGAACACGACGAGATGTTAGCTCAACGATATGGCGAGATGAAGTGGGTCTCCCGTATTCAGCAAGCATTAGAGGAAGATCTGTTTGAGTTGTATGCTCAGCCGATTGTTCCCCTCAATGAACGTTTTGCCGGCAGATTACACTGCGAATTGTTATTACGCTTGATTGAAGAAGATGGTAAAACCTCTCTCCCAGGAGCGTTTATGCCAGCTGCCGAGCGATATAACCTAGCCGTTGCCATCGATCGTTGGGTGGTAAGTCACGCTTTTCAGTGGTTGGTTGCCCACGCTGATGTATTTGATCGATTGGCATTAGTTACGCTCAATTTGTCTGGGCATTCCATTGGCGATCGATTTTTTCATGCATACGTATTGAAGCAACTGGATGATACGGGTATATCCGCTAAGAAAATCTGCTTTGAGATTACTGAAACTGCTGCTATAGCCAATCTGACTGATGCCACCCGATTTATGCAGACCCTCAGAACACGAGGTTGTCGTTTCTCATTGGATGATTTCGGTAGTGGGTTATCGTCTTTTGGATATCTAAAAACTTTACCGGTTGATTTTTTAAAAATTGATGGCTTATTTGTGAAGGATATTGTTGACGATCCAGTTGACTTGGCAATGGTGCGCTCGATTAACGAGATTGCTCAGTTGCTCAATAAGGAGACTGTTGCTGAGTGCGTTGAGAATGATGAGATACTCAATCAATTACGCACTCTGGGAGTGGATTATGGACAAGGATATGGTTGTGGTCGCCCCCAACAACTGTCCACTTTTATGCATGAGGGCTCCACACTTTAA
- a CDS encoding MSMEG_0572/Sll0783 family nitrogen starvation response protein, translated as MPEVTTPIHQTGDFFVDYEEKVFPDVQADPGEKALVTFHTVAFEGSIGLVNLLQATRLIRKGFETSILLYGPGVTLGVQRGFPKLGDEAFPGHMAMNNQLVKIMEEGGKVYACRFALQALYGHGEPSLIPGIQPINPLDVLDIVLMHRKDGAFILDTWTM; from the coding sequence ATGCCAGAAGTTACTACTCCAATCCACCAGACTGGCGACTTTTTTGTGGATTATGAGGAAAAAGTATTCCCCGATGTGCAGGCCGATCCAGGTGAAAAAGCCTTAGTCACTTTTCATACCGTGGCCTTTGAAGGGTCCATTGGCTTGGTCAATTTATTGCAGGCCACCCGTCTGATTCGCAAAGGATTTGAAACCTCCATTCTGCTCTATGGTCCCGGTGTGACATTGGGAGTGCAGCGAGGGTTTCCCAAACTTGGGGATGAGGCTTTCCCAGGTCATATGGCCATGAATAATCAGCTGGTCAAAATCATGGAAGAAGGCGGCAAAGTCTATGCCTGTCGGTTTGCCCTACAAGCCCTATACGGCCACGGTGAACCCTCGTTGATTCCCGGCATTCAGCCTATCAATCCGTTGGATGTCCTAGATATCGTCTTGATGCACCGGAAAGATGGTGCCTTCATTCTGGATACCTGGACGATGTAG